The proteins below come from a single Zea mays cultivar B73 chromosome 8, Zm-B73-REFERENCE-NAM-5.0, whole genome shotgun sequence genomic window:
- the LOC103635500 gene encoding RNA-binding protein BRN1, with product MAEDGCDRDQQQQQPAAAAASGGAGVEGRSRESVKLFVGQVPKQMSEAELVAMFRGVALVDEVTVIRDRATRVSRGCCFLICPSREEADKAVTAYHNKRTLPGASSPLQVKYADGELERLEHKLFVGMLPKNVTDAEMIDLFSKYGNIKDLQILRGSQQTSKAGCAFLKYETKEQAVAAIEALNGTHKIEGSSVPLVVKWADTEKERQARKAQKSPFQSSNMLNANAMRQNSVFGALQMGYVPQYNGFGYQPQGTYGLMQYPPLSPVQNQAAFQNMVQPINQASSTRGANSELPPDLVPRSFNSTQLGSPYSPLPGLQYPGVYPGGPINHRPFSNSHSSTKVQNLNANLPSSSPSSNPAPQIEGPPGANLFIYHIPQEFGDHDLANAFHSFGRVLSAKVFVDKATGVSKCFGFVSYDSPASAQAAISVMNGYQLGGKKLKVQLKRDNSKHSKPF from the exons ATGGCGGAGGACGGCTGCGACAgggaccagcagcagcagcagccggcggcCGCCGCGGCGTCAGGTGGCGCCGGGGTCGAGGGGCGCAGCAGGGAGAGCGTCAAGCTCTTCGTGGGGCAGGTGCCCAAACAGATGTCGGAGGCCGAGCTGGTCGCCATGTTCCGCGGCGTCGCCCTCGTCGACGAGGTCACGGTCATCCGCGACAGGGCCACCAGGGTCTCGCGAG GCTGCTGCTTCCTGATATGTCCATCAAGGGAGGAGGCTGACAAGGCTGTGACTGCATACCACAACAAGCGCACACTACCTGGG GCCTCAAGTCCCTTGCAAGTAAAATATGCTGATGGGGAGTTGGAAAGATTAG AGCACAAGCTCTTTGTTGGAATGCTACCAAAAAATGTAACAGATGCTGAAATGATAGATTTATTTTCAAAATATGGGAATATCAAGGATTTGCAGATTTTGAGAGGTTCTCAACAAACGAGCAAAG CTGGCTGTGCctttctaaaatatgaaacaaaaGAGCAAGCTGTGGCTGCTATAGAAGCTCTAAATGGAACACACAAAATAGAG GGTTCAAGTGTTCCCTTGGTTGTCAAATGGGCTGACACTGAAAAGGAAAGGCAAGCTCGAAAAGCGCAAAAATCTCCATTCCAGTCTTCTAACAtgttgaatgcaaatgctatgcggCAGAATTCAGTGTTTGGAGCTCTACAGATGGGATATGTGCCGCAGTACAATGGATTTGGCTACCAG CCACAAGGAACCTACGGGCTTATGCAATACCCACCTCTATCTCCTGTGCAAAATCAAGCTGCCTTCCAGAATATGGTCCAGCCTATTAATCAAGCAAGCTCGACCCGTGGAGCTAATTCTGAACTTCCCCCTGATTTAGTTCCTAGATCATTTAATTCCACACAGTTGGGAAGCCCCTATTCGCCTCTGCCTGGCTTGCAGTATCCTGGAGTGTATCCTGGTGGCCCTATTAATCATCGCCCCTTTTCAAATTCTCACAGTTCAACCAAAGTTCAAAATTTAAATGCTAATTTACCGTCTTCAAGTCCCAGCAGCAATCCTGCCCCCCAGATAGAGG GCCCTCCTGGAGCCAATTTGTTCATATATCACATTCCACAAGAATTTGGTGACCATGATCTTGCAAATGCATTTCATAGTTTTGGTAGAGTACTGAGTGCTAAAGTTTTTGTAGACAAGGCAACTGGTGTTAGTAAATGCTTTG GTTTCGTAAGCTACGATTCTCCAGCTTCTGCACAAGCAGCCATTAGTGTGATGAATGGATACCAATTAGGTGGTAAAAAGTTGAAAGTTCAACTCAAGAGAGACAACAGCAAGCACAGTAAACCTTTCTGA